One region of Pyramidobacter sp. YE332 genomic DNA includes:
- a CDS encoding TRAP transporter large permease: MFDLGTSTTLVTFLVGIVAGLPIGWVFIGATALGVILGGGTMTFIANSFFHSLDSSTVMAIAFFVFSGALIGEAGLADRIVNFSYALVGRLKGGLTAVGIVATLFMGALTGSSVPCIAALIPLLVPKLEKFGYSRVYTTALLCSSSYLGYLIPPSVPAMIYCLLAGQSVGALFLSTVFPGLLLALGYCILNYLYVDKYTSSSVEVPELPKTFIASVKQVCRTGWVALPALGCPALILIGIYGGIFTPNEAGGIAAIYCLLVGWFAYRELTWKRLKKALSSTVGTFGMTTLLLAGGTVLTRYLTRQGVAQQVASAMLSMFSSKYMILLMLNVFLLFLGMFLDGIPILILVVPLVLPLMTELGVNLVHLGAIMVVNVGIGVMTPPFAMSIFVGSRLSEISAADLTKAMLPFLFYVSIPVLLLTTYFPFLSCWLPELLLGANVVGAW, encoded by the coding sequence ATGTTCGATCTCGGCACTTCCACAACTCTCGTTACGTTCCTCGTCGGTATCGTCGCGGGGCTGCCCATCGGCTGGGTTTTCATCGGCGCGACCGCCCTCGGCGTCATTCTCGGCGGCGGCACGATGACCTTCATCGCCAACTCCTTTTTCCATTCGCTCGACTCCTCGACGGTCATGGCCATTGCCTTTTTCGTTTTTTCCGGCGCTCTCATCGGCGAGGCCGGGCTGGCGGACCGCATCGTCAATTTTTCTTACGCGCTGGTCGGGCGCCTCAAGGGCGGCCTGACGGCCGTCGGCATCGTCGCCACGCTGTTCATGGGGGCGCTTACGGGGTCTTCAGTTCCCTGTATCGCCGCGCTGATTCCCCTGCTTGTTCCCAAACTGGAAAAATTCGGTTACAGCCGCGTCTACACGACGGCGCTGCTCTGCTCGTCCAGCTATCTGGGATATCTGATTCCGCCCAGCGTGCCGGCCATGATCTATTGTCTGCTGGCCGGACAATCGGTCGGCGCGCTGTTCCTTTCCACCGTCTTTCCCGGTCTGCTGCTGGCTCTCGGCTACTGCATCCTCAATTACCTTTACGTCGACAAATACACATCCTCCAGCGTTGAAGTCCCGGAGCTGCCCAAGACTTTTATCGCTTCCGTCAAACAGGTGTGCCGCACCGGCTGGGTAGCCCTGCCGGCGCTGGGCTGTCCGGCGCTGATTTTGATCGGCATTTACGGCGGCATCTTTACGCCCAACGAAGCCGGCGGCATCGCGGCTATTTACTGTCTGCTGGTCGGCTGGTTCGCTTACCGCGAACTGACCTGGAAGCGCCTGAAAAAAGCCTTATCCAGCACGGTCGGAACGTTCGGCATGACCACGCTGCTGTTGGCTGGCGGCACGGTTCTGACCCGTTACCTGACCCGGCAGGGCGTGGCTCAGCAGGTGGCGTCGGCCATGCTTTCGATGTTTTCGAGCAAGTACATGATTTTGCTCATGCTCAACGTATTCCTGCTCTTCCTCGGCATGTTCCTCGACGGTATTCCCATTCTCATTCTGGTCGTGCCGCTGGTGCTGCCCCTGATGACGGAACTGGGAGTCAACCTGGTCCACCTCGGCGCGATCATGGTGGTCAACGTCGGCATCGGTGTGATGACGCCGCCGTTCGCCATGTCGATCTTCGTCGGGTCGCGTCTGTCGGAAATCTCCGCGGCCGACCTGACGAAAGCGATGCTGCCTTTCCTGTTCTACGTTTCCATCCCCGTCCTGCTGCTGAC